The following coding sequences are from one bacterium SCSIO 12741 window:
- a CDS encoding tetratricopeptide repeat protein: MKEDFDPSFDERNNDDRLIKLEDMFADAAYYYFDVNEWEGIIEHYLSSLKLDKAVKALTFAQNQHPMNLELMLKEAEVLAENKKPAQAIALLKKLETSYPFDPELNMMQGSVYSRFGQHVKALAAYKQALSKMDDARSDVLLQMSSECQILDMPAQSLFWLKTLLKEEPENIEGLYELSLCFESLDRIQEGISFFQQFVEQNPYNHHIWFNLGNLYTANDQLEEALVSYDYSVLSYDEFSSGWYNKGTLLSKLDRYTEAIECYSRTLELEGPSAPTYCNMAECYENLEDSQNALDYYQKTLDHDESYLEAWIGAANIYLDLNNLENALNYSEKACKLDSSNPQANYIFAEVCQGLGFVEESRKAYKKVIQADSDNWEVYLDYSALLFEHDEKEEALFVIESGITLTGNKVELAYRAGTYCYLMGMKSKAFDHWNTAGMENPQAFIQVFDYCSELQNLLEVQEFFENF, encoded by the coding sequence ATGAAGGAAGATTTCGACCCCTCTTTTGACGAAAGAAACAACGATGACCGCCTGATCAAATTGGAAGATATGTTCGCCGATGCGGCCTATTACTACTTCGACGTTAACGAATGGGAAGGCATCATCGAACACTACCTTTCTTCACTCAAATTGGACAAAGCCGTAAAGGCGCTCACCTTCGCTCAAAATCAGCATCCGATGAACTTGGAACTGATGCTTAAAGAAGCCGAAGTACTCGCTGAAAATAAAAAGCCTGCCCAAGCCATAGCCCTTCTTAAAAAACTGGAAACCTCCTACCCTTTTGATCCTGAATTAAACATGATGCAGGGATCGGTTTACAGCCGGTTTGGGCAACATGTTAAGGCCTTGGCCGCATACAAACAAGCCTTGAGTAAAATGGATGACGCCCGTAGCGATGTGTTGTTGCAGATGTCTTCTGAATGCCAGATTTTGGATATGCCGGCTCAAAGTTTATTCTGGCTCAAAACCCTTCTTAAAGAAGAGCCGGAGAACATCGAAGGGCTCTACGAACTTTCCTTGTGTTTTGAGAGCTTAGACCGTATTCAGGAAGGAATTTCCTTCTTTCAGCAGTTTGTGGAACAAAACCCATACAACCACCACATTTGGTTTAACCTGGGAAACTTGTACACCGCCAATGATCAATTAGAAGAAGCTTTGGTCTCCTATGATTATTCTGTATTGAGTTACGACGAGTTTTCTTCCGGGTGGTACAACAAAGGAACGTTGCTGAGCAAATTGGACCGCTATACGGAAGCCATCGAATGCTACAGCCGAACCCTTGAATTGGAGGGGCCTTCTGCCCCCACCTATTGCAATATGGCCGAGTGTTATGAAAACCTCGAGGATAGCCAAAATGCACTTGACTACTACCAAAAAACACTGGATCACGACGAATCATACCTGGAAGCCTGGATAGGTGCAGCGAATATCTATCTGGATTTGAACAATTTAGAGAATGCACTTAACTATAGTGAAAAAGCCTGCAAATTAGACTCCTCTAATCCGCAGGCAAACTATATTTTTGCCGAGGTTTGTCAGGGTCTGGGATTTGTCGAGGAATCCAGAAAAGCCTATAAAAAAGTTATTCAAGCAGATTCGGATAACTGGGAGGTTTACCTCGATTATTCGGCCCTGCTGTTTGAACACGACGAGAAAGAAGAGGCACTGTTTGTGATTGAAAGTGGCATTACACTTACCGGAAATAAAGTTGAATTGGCCTATAGGGCTGGAACATACTGCTATTTGATGGGAATGAAAAGTAAGGCCTT